A window of the Vigna angularis cultivar LongXiaoDou No.4 chromosome 3, ASM1680809v1, whole genome shotgun sequence genome harbors these coding sequences:
- the LOC108325648 gene encoding uncharacterized protein LOC108325648, whose protein sequence is MSKKVVLRSAVSRPRQPLLQQSQSFPQTGTRLGEAVGGTAAVCCCFSFGLANMMYLAMYKVPTRLCQKALRRKRRHLRSKSVGLEMVTHSRRCSCGCCDDIMGAGRVYPLCSEDEEDVAALRRRSEAEKDSDVVELEKEMWERFYGSGFWRSPSQRNEEAVYVPNLKVVAVK, encoded by the coding sequence ATGTCGAAAAAGGTTGTTCTTCGGTCGGCAGTGTCTCGCCCGCGGCAGCCGCTGCTGCAGCAGAGCCAGAGCTTCCCCCAGACGGGGACGAGGCTAGGGGAGGCGGTGGGCGGTACCGCCGCCGTGTGCTGCTGCTTCTCGTTCGGGTTGGCGAACATGATGTATCTAGCGATGTACAAGGTGCCGACGAGACTCTGCCAGAAGGCGCTGCGGCGGAAGCGACGGCATCTGCGGAGCAAGAGCGTGGGGTTAGAGATGGTGACGCACTCGCGGCGGTGCTCGTGCGGATGCTGCGACGACATCATGGGCGCTGGGCGGGTGTACCCGCTGTGCAGCGAGGACGAGGAGGACGTGGCGGCGCTTCGGCGGCGGAGCGAAGCGGAGAAGGACTCGGACGTGGTGGAGCTGGAGAAAGAGATGTGGGAGAGGTTTTACGGGTCTGGGTTTTGGCGAAGCCCTTCTCAGAGAAATGAAGAAGCTGTTTATGTTCCAAATCTTAAGGTCGTTGCTGTTAAGTGA